The proteins below come from a single Asanoa ferruginea genomic window:
- a CDS encoding RNA polymerase sigma factor produces the protein MRDDPTVVGLVELARHGDAGAWNDLVDRYAPLVWAICRRYGLGGADAEDVAACVWLRLVERLDTIREPAALPGWLATTVRRECLALLRSRRRQVLVGDESGLDTVDDPAFEELLVTQEQHIALRAAFDNLPEHCRRLLTLLFDDPPAPYAEISSSTGTPVGAIGPTRRRCLDKLRSDPVLAAVAGAEQP, from the coding sequence ATGCGCGACGATCCCACCGTCGTCGGGCTGGTCGAGCTGGCCAGGCACGGCGACGCCGGGGCCTGGAACGACCTGGTCGACCGCTACGCGCCGCTGGTGTGGGCGATCTGCCGGCGCTACGGGCTCGGCGGTGCCGATGCCGAAGACGTCGCCGCCTGTGTCTGGCTGCGCCTGGTCGAGCGCCTCGACACGATCCGCGAGCCGGCCGCGCTGCCGGGCTGGCTCGCCACCACCGTGCGCCGGGAGTGCCTGGCCCTGCTGCGTTCCCGGCGGCGGCAGGTGCTGGTCGGCGACGAGTCCGGCCTCGACACGGTCGACGACCCCGCGTTCGAGGAACTGCTGGTGACGCAGGAGCAGCACATCGCGCTGCGGGCCGCGTTCGACAACCTGCCCGAGCACTGCCGGCGGCTGCTCACCCTGCTGTTCGACGATCCGCCGGCGCCCTACGCCGAGATCAGCAGCAGCACCGGCACCCCGGTCGGCGCCATCGGGCCGACCCGCCGCCGCTGCCTCGACAAGCTGCGGAGCGACCCGGTGCTGGCCGCGGTCGCCGGAGCGGAGCAGCCATGA
- a CDS encoding LysE family translocator, which translates to MDTHLLLAFVVASALLSLAPGPDLLFVVANGVAGGRRAGVLAALGMSTGLAIHTAAAAFGLGALIRAAPQALTVVRLAGAVFLLYLAVMTWRNSRAALEPTAPPARRSLRRTYLMATLTNLANPKVILFYLAFVPQFVGTGPAAWPT; encoded by the coding sequence GTGGACACTCACCTCCTGCTCGCGTTCGTCGTCGCGAGCGCGCTGCTCTCCCTCGCGCCCGGGCCCGACCTGTTGTTCGTCGTCGCCAACGGGGTCGCCGGCGGCCGCCGGGCCGGGGTGCTCGCCGCCCTCGGCATGTCGACCGGGCTGGCCATCCACACGGCAGCCGCGGCGTTCGGCCTCGGCGCGCTGATCCGCGCGGCACCGCAGGCGCTGACCGTGGTGCGCCTCGCCGGCGCCGTGTTCCTGCTCTACCTGGCCGTGATGACCTGGCGCAACAGCCGCGCCGCGCTCGAGCCGACCGCGCCGCCGGCCCGCCGGTCGCTGCGCCGCACCTACCTGATGGCGACGCTGACCAACCTGGCCAACCCCAAGGTGATCCTGTTCTATCTCGCGTTCGTGCCGCAGTTCGTCGGCACCGGCCCGGCCGCCTGGCCTACCTGA
- a CDS encoding LysE family translocator: protein MATLTNLANPKVILFYLAFVPQFVGTGPAAWPVTTQLLLLGLVFIVVGLSVDGTAGLLSGTLAEKVAARPGFRRRMERISAAVFAGLAARLVIDN from the coding sequence ATGGCGACGCTGACCAACCTGGCCAACCCCAAGGTGATCCTGTTCTATCTCGCGTTCGTGCCGCAGTTCGTCGGCACCGGCCCGGCCGCCTGGCCGGTCACCACCCAACTCCTGCTGCTCGGTCTGGTCTTCATCGTGGTCGGCCTGTCGGTCGACGGCACCGCCGGCCTGCTCTCCGGCACGCTGGCCGAGAAAGTCGCCGCCCGACCCGGCTTCCGCCGCCGGATGGAACGGATCTCCGCCGCGGTCTTCGCCGGCCTCGCCGCCCGCCTGGTGATCGACAACTAG
- a CDS encoding LysR family transcriptional regulator: MRTPILGRMDLARHLRQFLVVAEELHFGRAAERLGIAQPPLSQTIQRLERELGVALFDRSRRQVTLTVAGRLLTAEAAALLAAEERVRVVMRKVRDGQLGTLRAGVPPELLAVTLQALLAGLADRAPGLDVDLHELTSAEQLRLLAEARLDVGLVHHPVDLSDGLRAGPVVGVRLGVMLPRTAALAQLRELDLADLTGHDLAIFPRATAPAWYDEILDRCRQGGFTPRRVRHAHNPDFLLGLVLGRQCVAFEPETTARREPRVAWRPLAGPALDRRTSAIWPDRAPHPAVETFGTVAASILAGPTPSPRPATAPQPWSVVYDPPPPRR; this comes from the coding sequence ATGCGAACACCTATCCTCGGGCGGATGGACCTGGCCCGGCACCTGCGGCAGTTCCTCGTCGTCGCCGAGGAGCTGCACTTCGGGCGCGCGGCGGAACGGCTCGGCATCGCCCAGCCGCCGCTGAGCCAGACCATCCAACGCCTCGAACGCGAGTTGGGCGTCGCGCTGTTCGACCGCTCCCGCCGGCAGGTCACGCTGACCGTCGCCGGCCGCCTGCTGACCGCCGAGGCGGCCGCGCTGCTGGCCGCCGAGGAGCGGGTCCGGGTGGTGATGCGCAAGGTCCGCGACGGCCAGCTCGGCACCCTGCGCGCGGGCGTGCCACCGGAACTACTGGCGGTCACGTTGCAGGCACTGCTGGCCGGTCTCGCCGACCGGGCGCCGGGCCTCGACGTCGACCTGCACGAGCTGACCAGCGCCGAACAGCTCCGGCTGCTGGCCGAGGCGCGGCTCGACGTCGGGCTGGTGCACCATCCGGTCGACCTGTCCGACGGCCTGCGCGCTGGCCCGGTGGTTGGGGTGCGGCTGGGCGTGATGCTGCCGCGGACGGCCGCGCTGGCCCAGCTCCGCGAGCTCGACCTGGCCGACCTGACCGGCCACGACCTGGCCATCTTCCCGCGGGCGACGGCGCCGGCCTGGTATGACGAGATCCTCGACCGCTGCCGCCAGGGTGGCTTCACCCCGCGCCGGGTCCGGCACGCCCACAACCCGGACTTCCTGCTGGGCCTGGTGCTGGGCCGCCAGTGCGTGGCCTTCGAACCGGAGACGACCGCCCGCCGTGAGCCGCGGGTGGCCTGGCGCCCGCTCGCCGGGCCGGCCCTCGACCGCCGAACGTCGGCGATCTGGCCGGACCGCGCGCCTCACCCGGCGGTCGAGACCTTCGGCACGGTCGCCGCCAGCATCCTGGCCGGTCCCACGCCGTCGCCCCGCCCGGCAACCGCACCGCAACCCTGGTCCGTCGTCTACGACCCACCGCCGCCACGCAGGTGA
- a CDS encoding serine hydrolase — MPTLSRIAGIFDAVGVDAQLHAVDIDGGAELALRADEPVVLASIFKILLVLEFARQAVAGQLDPTERVIVRAADRLGGWGTAGCADDAELSLRDLAYFAMAFTDNTAADLLMRRVGPDVLPLLAAELGLTGTRVIGGPRELLESMYADVGAAGDAEFVRIFPTLPPERIRALSVFDPARTTSSTPREVSRLLGMIWRDEAGPPAATAMVRGLMARQIFWTRIQSGFPPEVRVSAKTGTLPGLHMEAGVVEYPDGGRYALSVFALARLGAEARRIDVDLAIGEAARTAVERLRDQR, encoded by the coding sequence GTGCCAACGCTGAGCCGGATCGCCGGGATCTTCGACGCTGTCGGGGTCGACGCGCAGCTACACGCCGTCGACATCGACGGCGGGGCCGAGCTGGCGCTGCGGGCCGACGAGCCGGTGGTGCTGGCCTCGATCTTCAAGATCCTGCTGGTGCTCGAGTTCGCCCGCCAGGCGGTGGCCGGGCAGCTCGACCCGACCGAGCGGGTCATCGTGCGGGCCGCGGACCGGCTCGGTGGCTGGGGCACCGCGGGCTGCGCCGACGACGCCGAGCTGTCGCTGCGTGACCTGGCCTACTTCGCGATGGCCTTCACCGACAACACCGCCGCCGACCTGCTGATGCGCCGGGTCGGGCCCGATGTGCTGCCGCTGCTGGCGGCCGAGCTCGGGCTGACCGGCACGCGGGTCATCGGCGGGCCGCGGGAGCTTCTCGAGTCGATGTACGCCGACGTCGGTGCCGCCGGCGACGCCGAGTTCGTGAGGATCTTCCCGACCCTGCCGCCGGAACGGATCCGCGCGCTCAGCGTCTTCGACCCGGCCCGGACCACGTCGAGCACGCCGCGTGAGGTCAGCCGGCTGCTCGGGATGATCTGGCGGGACGAGGCGGGTCCGCCGGCCGCGACCGCGATGGTGCGCGGGCTGATGGCCCGGCAGATCTTCTGGACCCGGATCCAGTCGGGCTTCCCGCCGGAGGTCCGCGTCTCCGCCAAGACCGGCACGCTGCCGGGGCTGCACATGGAGGCCGGCGTCGTCGAGTATCCGGACGGCGGCCGCTACGCCCTGTCGGTCTTCGCCCTGGCCCGCCTGGGTGCCGAGGCCCGCCGGATCGACGTCGACCTGGCGATCGGGGAAGCGGCGCGGACGGCCGTCGAGAGGCTGCGCGACCAGCGCTGA
- a CDS encoding MBL fold metallo-hydrolase → MTDTRMHRRGLLRTAAAATGLAAAGATGLASANAAEANPADAAPRRWKAGAATFRWFGTAGWRIDIGARTVLVDPYLSRYRTGLFDGGMNPATPLTVDTATVDAHTGRPETVLVTHSHWDHFNDVPHIATNTGARVLGTMTTYQLGLASGIPAAQLGPLKGGEVLDFGDYTVEAVGSLHSRNAGYSIGIPGVRLSPPPRPATVSDLPEGDTLAYLLTVRDGPAVFFMGASDFVARNVEGMRPDIAMVAMASSTATHDYVPRLLEALGRPAVVVPVHWDNFETPLTNPPAVAPADRERLAAMITQIRRVAPRTRIVVPDYLTGHTFA, encoded by the coding sequence ATGACAGACACCCGAATGCACCGCCGAGGCCTACTGCGCACCGCCGCCGCCGCGACCGGGCTGGCCGCCGCGGGGGCGACCGGACTGGCCAGCGCCAACGCCGCCGAAGCCAACCCCGCCGACGCCGCACCGCGCCGCTGGAAGGCCGGCGCCGCCACGTTCCGCTGGTTCGGCACGGCCGGCTGGCGGATCGACATCGGCGCCCGCACGGTGCTGGTCGACCCCTACCTGAGCCGATACAGGACCGGGCTCTTCGACGGCGGGATGAACCCGGCGACGCCGCTGACCGTCGACACCGCCACCGTCGACGCGCACACCGGCCGTCCGGAGACCGTTCTCGTCACGCACTCGCACTGGGACCACTTCAACGACGTGCCGCACATCGCGACCAACACGGGCGCGCGGGTGCTGGGCACCATGACCACCTACCAACTCGGGCTCGCGTCAGGCATCCCAGCGGCCCAACTCGGCCCGCTCAAGGGCGGCGAGGTGCTCGACTTCGGTGACTACACCGTCGAGGCGGTCGGGTCGCTGCACAGCCGCAACGCCGGTTACTCGATCGGCATCCCGGGCGTGCGGCTCAGCCCGCCGCCGCGGCCGGCGACGGTCTCCGATCTTCCGGAGGGCGACACGCTCGCCTACCTGCTCACGGTTCGCGACGGGCCGGCGGTGTTCTTCATGGGCGCCAGCGACTTCGTCGCCCGCAACGTCGAGGGGATGCGGCCGGACATCGCGATGGTGGCGATGGCCTCGAGCACGGCGACCCACGACTACGTGCCGCGGCTGCTCGAAGCGCTGGGCCGGCCGGCCGTCGTCGTCCCGGTGCACTGGGACAACTTCGAGACGCCGCTGACCAACCCGCCGGCGGTGGCGCCGGCCGACCGCGAGCGGCTGGCTGCGATGATCACGCAGATCCGGCGGGTCGCGCCGCGGACCCGGATCGTCGTCCCCGACTACCTGACTGGGCACACCTTCGCATGA
- a CDS encoding DUF4232 domain-containing protein, translating to MTARTTRVASLAAGLLLLAACDVPPPPPPVRPPPSAPGPTAATCPDGFEISGDQVEAASGLRAFGITLRNCGDRPYHVDGFPVITMLDEYGRPIGITVGTGSEPVSSPDVWDRPPEPIDVAPGETVRARVLWRNTVTDGESITGAHLTVAPAKGAAAQLVTPNGGIDVGTTHRLAVNAWTKVDR from the coding sequence ATGACCGCTCGCACCACCCGCGTCGCGTCGCTCGCCGCCGGCCTCCTGCTGCTGGCGGCCTGCGACGTGCCGCCACCGCCGCCGCCCGTGCGGCCGCCGCCATCCGCGCCGGGACCGACGGCCGCCACCTGCCCCGACGGCTTCGAGATCAGTGGCGACCAGGTCGAGGCCGCGTCGGGTCTGCGGGCCTTCGGCATCACGCTGCGCAACTGTGGCGACCGGCCGTACCACGTCGACGGCTTTCCGGTCATCACCATGCTCGACGAATACGGCCGGCCGATCGGGATCACCGTCGGCACCGGCTCGGAGCCGGTCAGCTCGCCGGATGTCTGGGACCGCCCACCCGAGCCGATCGATGTCGCGCCCGGCGAGACGGTCCGGGCGCGGGTGTTGTGGCGCAACACGGTGACCGACGGTGAGTCGATCACCGGAGCACACCTGACGGTCGCGCCGGCGAAGGGCGCGGCGGCGCAGCTGGTCACCCCCAACGGCGGCATCGACGTGGGTACGACGCATCGCCTGGCCGTCAACGCCTGGACTAAGGTCGACCGGTGA
- a CDS encoding LysE family translocator, producing MNWGSYLSFVVFALVLIAIPGADFAVTVRSTLAGGLRQGQWSAAGIATSNVVQGLLAVAGLGAVIVHIEPLFPAVKWAGIGYLLYLAAQSFRSAWRGEYASLDGTATGAAGSAWTGWRQGFLSNITNPKVLVFYLAVLPQFLGPGTPVVVLLAFALTHAALGLLYSLLVVAGLHRVRGVLRRRRVRRAMDAATGAALTAFGARLATENL from the coding sequence GTGAACTGGGGTTCCTACCTGTCTTTCGTGGTGTTCGCCCTCGTCCTGATCGCCATTCCCGGCGCCGACTTCGCGGTGACGGTGCGCAGCACCCTCGCCGGCGGCCTGCGGCAGGGCCAATGGAGCGCGGCCGGCATCGCAACGTCCAATGTGGTGCAAGGCCTGCTCGCGGTGGCCGGCCTCGGGGCGGTCATCGTGCACATCGAGCCGCTCTTCCCGGCGGTCAAGTGGGCCGGCATCGGCTACCTGCTCTACCTGGCGGCCCAGTCGTTCCGCTCGGCCTGGCGCGGCGAGTACGCGTCGCTGGACGGCACCGCGACCGGTGCGGCCGGCAGCGCCTGGACCGGCTGGCGGCAGGGCTTCCTGTCCAACATCACCAACCCGAAGGTGCTGGTCTTCTACCTCGCGGTGCTGCCGCAGTTCCTCGGCCCGGGCACGCCGGTCGTGGTGCTGCTGGCGTTCGCGCTGACCCATGCCGCGCTCGGCCTGCTCTATTCACTGCTGGTCGTCGCCGGCCTGCACCGGGTGCGCGGGGTGCTGCGCCGCCGCCGGGTGCGGCGGGCGATGGACGCCGCGACCGGGGCCGCCCTCACCGCGTTCGGCGCCCGGCTCGCCACCGAGAACCTATAG
- a CDS encoding class I SAM-dependent methyltransferase, translating to MSSPLAASFQHTGVAAAYAHRPPYPAAVFDLLADLVTGSPRTVLDLGAGEGALARPLASRVDRVDAVEISAAMVAAGRARPGGDRSNLFWHVTAVESLALPGPYGLATAGASLHWMDWPQTFAVLRRVLAPGAVLAVVEQSYHRLPWHDGLLEVIARHSRNQSYDRGFSLVDELARRGHWRIIGRHETPPTEFSQAVGAYIEQFHSTSSLARELMPAAEALAFDTAVEALVSDYQRPDGTLALPTTATVVWGTL from the coding sequence ATGAGCTCGCCCCTCGCGGCGTCGTTCCAGCACACCGGCGTCGCCGCCGCCTACGCACACCGCCCGCCCTACCCGGCCGCCGTCTTCGATCTGCTCGCCGATCTGGTCACCGGTTCGCCCCGCACGGTCCTCGATCTCGGTGCCGGCGAGGGCGCGCTGGCGCGCCCACTGGCGTCCCGGGTGGACCGGGTCGACGCGGTGGAGATCTCCGCCGCGATGGTGGCGGCCGGCCGCGCCCGCCCCGGCGGCGACCGGTCAAACCTGTTCTGGCACGTCACGGCCGTCGAGTCGCTGGCACTGCCGGGCCCATACGGGTTGGCCACGGCCGGCGCGAGCCTGCACTGGATGGACTGGCCGCAGACCTTCGCGGTGCTACGACGGGTGCTGGCACCGGGCGCGGTGCTGGCCGTCGTCGAGCAGTCCTACCACCGGCTGCCCTGGCACGACGGGTTGCTCGAGGTGATCGCCCGGCACTCCCGCAACCAGTCCTACGACCGCGGCTTCTCGCTCGTCGACGAGTTGGCCCGGCGCGGTCACTGGCGAATCATCGGACGACACGAGACCCCGCCGACGGAGTTCAGCCAGGCCGTCGGCGCCTATATCGAGCAGTTCCATTCAACATCGTCGCTGGCCAGGGAGCTGATGCCGGCAGCGGAGGCGCTCGCGTTCGACACGGCGGTCGAGGCCCTGGTGAGCGACTACCAACGCCCCGACGGCACGCTGGCGCTGCCGACGACCGCGACGGTCGTCTGGGGAACGCTATAG
- a CDS encoding 3-keto-disaccharide hydrolase encodes MPIFSRRSSVRGGTRTRWLARLGEGRFSRPSAALAAVTVMLASGVLAGVLSGTSPAGAVAPAQLQAQVLTWTAADSFQAYASVPTTAVAGPTTIVFENSAATGNTTGMQHTLTFDTGDPRYNNDVNINIVADPSDGSQGRHTVDVVLTPGTYHYFCSIPGHGQMTGLLVVTGGGGDTTAPTVSAQVAGERDGNGNYVGAATVTVNASDAGSGVARVEYALDDGPFGTYSAPVTVNSPGQHTVRFRATDEAGNTSEIGSTQFTVVQPNEDTTPPTVTAAVDGDQDENGAYVGTATVTLTATDTGSGVATVEYSLDGGAFTAYTAPVTVSTPGQHTVQYRATDEAGNTASPQSVAFAVVDAPDPDNTAPEVTATVAGERNDEGAYVGTATVTVAATDAGSGVATVEYSLDGAPYAAYTAPVAVNQPGAHTLSARATDEAGNTSTPETVTFTVADTTGADTTAPTVSAAVTGDQNESGAYVGSATVTVTATDAESGVDTVEYAVDGGAYAAYTGPVTVNQVGAHSVSYRATDHAGNTSTPQTATFTVVDAPNPDNTPPAATATVTGTRNTAGAYVGAATVTIAATDAGSGVDSVEYSLDGAPYAAYTAPVTVNQIGAHSVSYRATDRAGNTSTPQTATFTVVAVPNPDTTAPVVNAALAGQLDGSWSYIGSATVTLTATDTESGVLRVEYALDGRGYLVYTGPVTVNTPGAHTFSYRATDRAGNVSSTASTTFTVVESGPPAPTCTVADNRTTVWMGTHNSGVANRVVERGCSINDLVLDESPWASTAEFVAHVTEVADRLHSRGFIPLKDRNGLVRGARESNVGKSEAVQGYTPLLDTKAASFKLWEQVGAGGFRRNADGSISSKPVDGLGMLWFPVRTYGDFSLKLQWRDDAPGEGRANSGVFVRFPQVHQHPQEPRPEWVAIKYGHELQIFDSPTGDQYKSGSVYGFDQVNLADAGVTAKGTWNDYEIRVVGQHYSIFRNGKLINQFTNGPGQLFNPPRADDPGTDGRQNAEGYIGLQNHSAADAVSFRNVRIAPLTP; translated from the coding sequence ATGCCCATTTTTTCCAGGCGCAGTTCCGTGCGAGGTGGCACGCGAACGCGCTGGCTCGCCAGACTCGGCGAGGGTCGGTTCAGCCGGCCGTCGGCGGCCTTGGCCGCCGTCACCGTCATGCTGGCCAGCGGTGTGCTGGCCGGAGTCTTGTCGGGCACCAGCCCGGCCGGAGCCGTAGCGCCGGCTCAGCTGCAGGCCCAGGTGCTCACCTGGACGGCCGCCGACAGCTTCCAGGCCTACGCGTCCGTGCCGACCACCGCCGTCGCGGGCCCCACCACCATCGTCTTCGAGAACAGCGCCGCGACCGGCAACACCACCGGGATGCAGCACACGCTGACCTTCGACACCGGTGACCCCCGCTACAACAACGACGTCAACATCAACATCGTGGCCGACCCGTCGGACGGCAGCCAGGGCCGGCACACGGTCGACGTGGTGCTGACCCCGGGCACCTACCACTACTTCTGCTCGATCCCCGGGCACGGGCAGATGACCGGCCTGCTGGTGGTCACCGGCGGCGGCGGCGACACCACCGCGCCGACCGTGTCGGCGCAGGTCGCGGGGGAGCGCGACGGCAACGGCAACTACGTCGGCGCGGCGACGGTGACGGTCAACGCCAGCGACGCCGGCTCGGGCGTGGCCCGGGTGGAATACGCGCTCGACGACGGCCCGTTCGGCACCTACTCGGCGCCGGTCACTGTCAACAGCCCCGGCCAGCACACGGTGCGGTTCCGCGCGACCGACGAGGCCGGCAACACCTCGGAGATCGGGTCGACGCAGTTCACCGTGGTGCAGCCCAACGAGGACACCACCCCACCGACCGTGACCGCGGCCGTCGACGGTGACCAGGACGAGAACGGCGCCTACGTGGGCACCGCCACCGTCACGCTGACCGCCACCGACACCGGGTCCGGCGTCGCCACCGTCGAATACTCGCTCGACGGCGGTGCGTTCACGGCCTACACCGCGCCGGTCACGGTCAGCACCCCGGGCCAGCACACCGTGCAATACCGCGCCACCGACGAGGCCGGCAACACCGCCAGCCCGCAGTCGGTCGCGTTCGCGGTGGTCGACGCGCCCGACCCGGACAACACCGCGCCCGAGGTGACCGCCACGGTCGCCGGCGAGCGCAACGACGAGGGCGCCTATGTCGGCACCGCGACGGTCACCGTCGCCGCCACCGACGCGGGCTCCGGCGTGGCCACGGTCGAATACTCGCTCGACGGCGCGCCCTACGCGGCCTACACCGCGCCGGTCGCGGTCAACCAGCCGGGTGCGCACACGCTCAGCGCCCGCGCCACCGACGAGGCCGGCAACACCTCCACGCCGGAGACGGTCACCTTCACCGTCGCGGACACCACCGGCGCGGACACCACCGCGCCGACCGTCAGCGCCGCGGTCACCGGTGACCAGAACGAGAGCGGCGCCTACGTGGGCAGCGCGACCGTCACCGTCACCGCCACCGACGCGGAGTCCGGTGTGGACACCGTGGAATACGCGGTCGACGGCGGCGCCTACGCGGCCTACACCGGGCCGGTCACGGTCAACCAGGTCGGGGCACACAGCGTGAGCTACCGGGCGACCGACCACGCCGGCAACACCTCGACGCCGCAGACGGCCACGTTCACGGTCGTCGACGCGCCCAACCCCGACAACACCCCGCCGGCGGCGACCGCCACGGTGACCGGCACCCGCAACACCGCCGGCGCCTACGTCGGCGCGGCCACGGTGACGATCGCGGCCACCGACGCGGGCTCCGGTGTGGACAGTGTCGAATACTCGCTCGACGGCGCTCCCTACGCGGCCTACACCGCGCCGGTCACCGTCAACCAGATCGGCGCCCACAGCGTGAGCTACCGGGCGACCGACCGGGCCGGCAACACCTCGACGCCGCAGACGGCGACGTTCACGGTGGTCGCGGTGCCCAACCCGGACACCACCGCGCCGGTCGTCAACGCGGCCCTCGCCGGTCAGCTCGACGGCAGTTGGTCCTACATCGGCAGCGCGACCGTCACGCTGACCGCCACCGACACCGAGTCCGGCGTGCTGCGGGTCGAATACGCCCTGGACGGGCGCGGCTACCTGGTCTACACCGGGCCGGTCACGGTCAACACCCCGGGCGCGCACACCTTCAGCTACCGGGCCACCGACCGGGCCGGCAACGTCTCCAGCACCGCGTCGACCACGTTCACCGTGGTCGAGAGCGGCCCGCCGGCGCCGACCTGCACGGTCGCCGACAACCGCACCACGGTCTGGATGGGCACCCACAACAGCGGCGTCGCCAACCGGGTCGTCGAGCGCGGTTGCAGCATCAACGACCTCGTGCTCGACGAGTCGCCGTGGGCCAGCACCGCGGAGTTCGTCGCGCACGTCACCGAGGTCGCCGACCGGCTGCACAGCCGCGGCTTCATCCCGCTCAAGGACCGCAACGGCCTGGTCCGGGGTGCCCGGGAGAGCAACGTCGGCAAGTCCGAGGCGGTGCAGGGCTACACGCCGCTGCTGGACACCAAGGCCGCGTCGTTCAAGCTCTGGGAGCAGGTCGGCGCCGGCGGTTTCCGCCGCAACGCCGACGGCTCGATCTCCAGCAAGCCGGTCGACGGCCTGGGCATGCTCTGGTTCCCGGTCCGCACCTACGGCGACTTCTCGCTCAAGTTGCAGTGGCGCGACGACGCACCCGGTGAGGGGCGCGCCAACAGCGGCGTCTTCGTCCGCTTCCCGCAGGTGCACCAGCACCCGCAGGAGCCACGGCCGGAGTGGGTGGCCATCAAATACGGCCACGAGCTGCAGATCTTCGACAGCCCGACGGGCGATCAATACAAGAGCGGCTCGGTGTACGGGTTCGACCAGGTCAACCTGGCCGACGCGGGGGTGACCGCCAAGGGCACCTGGAACGACTACGAGATCCGGGTCGTCGGGCAGCACTACTCGATCTTCCGCAACGGCAAGCTGATCAACCAGTTCACCAACGGTCCGGGCCAGCTCTTCAACCCACCACGGGCGGACGACCCGGGCACCGACGGGCGGCAGAACGCCGAGGGCTACATCGGCCTCCAGAACCACAGCGCGGCCGACGCTGTCAGCTTCCGCAACGTCCGCATCGCACCGCTGACCCCGTAG
- a CDS encoding multicopper oxidase domain-containing protein encodes MEKETSRLGTVGGPRLMAVAILAVTLVGAGVLRFGGLTAAGPGAPAAVPAVNTQQQAELAALAPGDRPDGCIQPDRRIQLYAVELPRDNNQIRLGYGLTPETASYPGPLIEMIEGECLAITLHNDVPAATLEALRQDPNHPLGVSLHTHGVKYTPASDGTIHTDSWVPPGGQRTYIWFAKPRGAGSQGTAGYWWYHDHMVGGPHGTRGQGTGLFGGLVVRRQGDIRPNRTYVTAFGDLQSINLKRGAATDTCDPANPVPGPTCLIAKPGERVEFLVIGMGNDMHTFHLHGHSWSDSRTGMLDGTNKALADAVPVIDNKALGPGDSFGVTVVAGDSVGAGNWMLHCHMQFHSDQGMATMLHVLQPDGTLAPHSADHAPAAASDATAAHAGHEGAHQ; translated from the coding sequence GTGGAGAAGGAAACCTCACGCCTGGGTACGGTCGGCGGTCCGCGGCTGATGGCCGTCGCGATCCTCGCCGTGACCCTGGTCGGCGCGGGGGTCCTCCGGTTCGGCGGCCTGACGGCCGCCGGGCCGGGGGCGCCCGCCGCGGTCCCCGCCGTCAACACCCAGCAGCAGGCCGAACTCGCGGCGCTGGCGCCGGGCGACCGCCCCGACGGCTGCATCCAACCCGACCGCCGCATCCAGCTCTACGCGGTCGAGTTGCCCCGTGACAACAACCAGATCCGGCTCGGCTACGGCCTGACGCCGGAGACCGCCTCGTACCCCGGACCGTTGATCGAGATGATCGAGGGTGAGTGCCTGGCGATCACCCTGCACAACGACGTCCCGGCGGCGACCCTGGAAGCGCTCCGCCAGGACCCCAACCACCCGCTCGGGGTGTCGCTGCACACCCATGGCGTCAAATACACGCCGGCCTCCGACGGCACCATCCACACCGACTCGTGGGTGCCGCCGGGCGGCCAGCGCACCTACATCTGGTTCGCGAAGCCGCGTGGTGCCGGATCGCAGGGCACGGCCGGCTACTGGTGGTACCACGACCACATGGTCGGTGGTCCACATGGGACCCGCGGCCAGGGCACCGGACTGTTCGGCGGGCTCGTCGTGCGCCGGCAGGGCGACATCCGGCCCAACCGCACCTACGTGACCGCGTTCGGTGACCTCCAGTCGATCAACCTGAAGCGCGGCGCCGCGACCGACACCTGCGACCCGGCCAACCCGGTGCCCGGCCCGACCTGCCTGATCGCCAAGCCCGGCGAGCGGGTCGAGTTCCTGGTCATCGGCATGGGCAACGACATGCACACCTTCCACCTGCACGGGCACTCCTGGTCGGACAGCCGCACCGGGATGCTCGACGGCACCAACAAGGCCCTGGCCGACGCGGTGCCGGTCATCGACAACAAGGCCCTCGGGCCCGGCGACTCGTTCGGTGTGACGGTGGTCGCCGGTGACTCGGTCGGCGCCGGCAACTGGATGCTGCACTGCCACATGCAGTTCCACTCCGACCAGGGCATGGCGACGATGCTGCACGTCCTCCAGCCGGACGGCACGCTCGCGCCGCACAGCGCCGACCACGCGCCGGCCGCGGCCTCCGACGCCACGGCCGCGCACGCCGGGCACGAGGGGGCCCACCAGTGA